A part of Clostridium novyi genomic DNA contains:
- a CDS encoding RluA family pseudouridine synthase, producing MCTKEFIIHENLVNCRLDVFISNSLEGKSRSYIQKLIQEGHVKVNGKDKKSNYKLKLHDSVIVNNIENEFQKINPENIDLDILYEDKDIIVINKPQGMVVHPATSNYSGTLVNGLLYHCDTLSTLNDDTRPGIVHRIDKDTSGVLVVAKNNKAHEVLAEQLKEHSMKREYIALVEGILKKDNGFIDKPLGRNPKDRIKMAVVQEGKNAITHYEVLKRFKKNTLVKCILETGRTHQIRVHMSYIGHPLVGDPMYGFKKQRFKLKGQMLHAKKLGFIHPTTQEYIEFQSDLPKYYKEVLLKLHKEE from the coding sequence ATGTGCACAAAAGAATTTATAATACATGAAAATTTAGTAAATTGTAGGTTGGATGTCTTTATATCAAATTCATTAGAAGGAAAATCTAGATCATATATACAAAAACTTATACAAGAAGGACATGTAAAAGTTAATGGAAAAGATAAAAAAAGCAATTATAAATTAAAATTACATGATTCTGTAATAGTTAATAATATAGAAAATGAATTTCAAAAGATTAATCCTGAAAACATAGACTTAGATATTTTATATGAAGATAAAGATATTATAGTTATAAACAAACCTCAAGGAATGGTTGTACATCCTGCTACTAGTAATTATAGTGGCACTTTAGTTAATGGATTATTATATCATTGTGATACGTTATCTACACTTAATGATGATACTAGACCGGGAATTGTACATAGAATAGATAAGGATACTTCAGGAGTGCTTGTTGTTGCCAAAAATAATAAAGCTCATGAAGTTTTAGCAGAGCAGCTAAAGGAACATTCTATGAAAAGAGAATACATAGCTTTAGTAGAGGGTATTTTAAAAAAAGATAATGGATTCATTGACAAGCCGTTAGGTAGAAATCCTAAAGATAGAATTAAAATGGCAGTAGTTCAGGAAGGCAAAAATGCAATTACTCATTATGAAGTGTTAAAAAGATTTAAGAAGAATACCTTAGTTAAATGTATTCTTGAAACAGGAAGAACACATCAGATAAGAGTACATATGTCTTATATAGGTCATCCATTAGTTGGAGATCCTATGTACGGATTTAAAAAGCAAAGATTTAAATTAAAGGGTCAGATGCTACATGCTAAAAAATTAGGATTTATACATCCAACAACACAAGAGTACATAGAATTTCAATCGGATTTACCTAAATATTATAAAGAAGTATTATTAAAGCTTCATAAGGAGGAATAG
- the dapF gene encoding diaminopimelate epimerase has translation MYFTKMQGTGNDFVVIDDRKGIFNGRESEVAKKVCHRRFGIGADGILLVRKSEISDIKMEIINADGSYAAMCGNGIRCFARYVYDSKIVLKDIINIETGDGIKIAHLNILDNTVLGITINMGEFSLNPEDIPANCKEKIMNKKIYINNKEYIINSMKLGVPHTVVMCKINDIDIQEGKYIEKYDLFKEGTNVNFCEVIDEDTIKVKTWERGAGPTLACGTGSCASFAISNILGYVGDKVKVLVPGGELITELKNNKVFMTGPAEIVFTGEINL, from the coding sequence ATGTATTTTACAAAAATGCAAGGTACAGGTAACGATTTTGTGGTTATAGATGATAGAAAAGGTATATTTAATGGAAGAGAAAGTGAAGTTGCTAAAAAAGTATGTCATAGACGCTTTGGTATAGGAGCTGACGGCATATTATTAGTTAGGAAAAGTGAAATTTCAGATATAAAAATGGAAATTATAAATGCTGATGGTTCATATGCAGCTATGTGTGGAAATGGAATAAGATGTTTTGCAAGGTATGTATATGATAGTAAGATAGTTCTTAAAGATATTATAAATATAGAAACAGGTGATGGTATTAAAATAGCTCATTTAAATATTTTAGATAATACGGTTTTAGGTATAACTATTAATATGGGGGAATTTTCATTAAATCCAGAGGATATACCGGCTAATTGCAAAGAAAAAATAATGAATAAGAAAATATATATAAATAATAAAGAGTATATTATTAATTCCATGAAGCTAGGAGTACCTCATACAGTAGTTATGTGTAAGATAAATGATATTGATATACAAGAGGGAAAATATATAGAAAAATATGATTTATTTAAAGAAGGTACAAATGTTAATTTTTGCGAGGTTATAGACGAGGATACTATAAAGGTTAAAACCTGGGAAAGAGGTGCAGGACCTACTTTAGCATGTGGAACAGGAAGTTGTGCATCTTTTGCTATAAGTAATATATTAGGATATGTAGGAGATAAAGTTAAGGTACTTGTACCTGGAGGAGAACTTATCACTGAACTTAAAAATAATAAAGTATTTATGACAGGACCTGCAGAAATAGTTTTTACAGGAGAAATTAATTTGTAA
- a CDS encoding type II secretion system F family protein: MGIYRFRAIDLKGNLIRGKKSALKEVEFITAMRKEGLFILDYKLINNDNILKLFKKVTSMDIGVVCKQLGELLKAGVNIETALEVIENQKINYLIGDSLKTIRRDIEKGKTLFQSINKFSKIYPEFMRQMILIGEKSGNLEDIFLKLAKYYTDKHKIKKKIKNAIMYPLCVLIMTIIVTLFITFRIIPKFATNFIKLNKSIPIGIQRILRFNKIITSYKFYVIVFIIGIIVYKLYKKGYFQIVLEKIMFKSSLGLIYKEIYEINIIKSISILLDSGIPIINSLDIIVSSINNKVLKDRLLKVVCEIKEGHSLGDALKKEKMFNDFFISMISVGEKIGKIEELINNAVKIKEEDIENLISRIVKSIEPITIIILGGIITFIMMNILMPMMSTMDSII; the protein is encoded by the coding sequence ATGGGTATATATAGATTTAGGGCAATTGATTTAAAAGGAAATTTAATTAGAGGGAAAAAAAGTGCGCTTAAAGAAGTTGAGTTTATTACTGCTATGAGAAAAGAAGGTCTATTTATATTAGATTACAAATTGATAAATAATGATAATATATTAAAATTATTTAAAAAAGTTACGTCAATGGATATAGGGGTAGTGTGTAAGCAATTAGGCGAATTACTTAAAGCAGGAGTAAATATAGAAACAGCATTAGAGGTTATAGAAAATCAAAAAATAAATTATTTAATTGGGGATAGTTTAAAAACCATAAGAAGAGATATAGAAAAAGGAAAAACATTATTTCAGAGTATAAATAAGTTTTCAAAAATTTATCCTGAATTTATGAGACAGATGATACTCATAGGAGAGAAAAGTGGAAACTTAGAGGATATATTTCTAAAGCTAGCTAAATACTATACGGATAAACATAAAATAAAAAAGAAAATTAAGAATGCTATAATGTATCCTTTATGTGTATTGATTATGACTATAATAGTAACCTTATTTATAACATTTAGGATAATACCTAAATTTGCTACTAATTTTATTAAATTAAATAAATCCATACCTATAGGTATACAAAGAATATTAAGGTTTAATAAAATAATAACTTCGTATAAATTTTATGTAATTGTTTTCATCATAGGAATTATAGTTTATAAATTATACAAAAAAGGATATTTTCAAATTGTTTTAGAAAAAATTATGTTTAAATCTTCATTAGGATTAATTTATAAAGAAATTTACGAGATTAATATTATTAAAAGTATTAGTATTCTTTTGGATAGTGGTATTCCAATAATTAATTCTCTGGATATTATTGTTAGTAGTATAAACAATAAAGTTTTAAAAGATAGATTATTAAAAGTTGTTTGTGAAATAAAAGAAGGACATAGTCTAGGAGATGCACTTAAAAAAGAAAAAATGTTCAATGACTTTTTTATATCTATGATTTCTGTTGGAGAAAAAATAGGTAAAATTGAAGAACTAATAAATAATGCTGTAAAAATTAAAGAAGAAGATATAGAGAACTTAATAAGTAGAATAGTTAAAAGTATAGAACCTATAACAATTATTATACTAGGCGGCATTATAACATTTATAATGATGAATATTTTAATGCCTATGATGAGTACTATGGATTCAATTATTTAG
- a CDS encoding DivIVA domain-containing protein, translated as MVITSMEINNKEFKKNFRGYDCDEVDEFLDKIAEDYEILYKENSFLKERLEVAEEKLKHYSKIEENIQKTLVLAQSAAEQAKTTAQNEAELIIRQANESSQRIINKAHNDVIRINDDYESVKQEFLKFRSKFKHFMSAQLDTFSGLEKEFIKNYNIGNAVDLSDINPKEIQVDNEILSVSNLESLNEKNLNEVDITKNTTSENEGLNNEDLDAIKSFFAEEDVK; from the coding sequence ATGGTAATTACATCAATGGAAATTAATAATAAAGAATTTAAAAAAAATTTTAGAGGTTATGATTGTGATGAAGTTGATGAATTTTTAGATAAAATTGCGGAAGATTATGAAATACTTTATAAAGAAAACTCATTTTTAAAGGAAAGATTAGAAGTAGCTGAAGAAAAATTAAAACATTATTCTAAAATTGAGGAAAATATTCAAAAAACTTTAGTTTTAGCTCAATCGGCAGCAGAACAAGCTAAAACAACGGCTCAAAATGAAGCAGAATTAATAATTAGACAAGCTAATGAATCGTCTCAAAGAATAATTAATAAAGCTCATAATGATGTTATAAGAATTAATGATGATTATGAATCTGTTAAACAAGAATTTTTGAAGTTTAGATCTAAATTTAAACATTTTATGAGTGCTCAATTAGATACATTTAGTGGACTTGAAAAAGAGTTTATAAAAAACTACAATATAGGTAATGCCGTTGATTTATCAGATATAAATCCTAAAGAAATACAGGTAGATAATGAAATTTTAAGTGTTAGTAATTTAGAAAGTTTAAATGAGAAAAATTTAAATGAAGTAGATATAACTAAGAATACAACCTCAGAAAATGAAGGCCTAAATAATGAAGATTTAGATGCTATAAAAAGTTTTTTTGCAGAAGAAGATGTAAAGTAG
- a CDS encoding GspE/PulE family protein yields the protein MAIQYLNIKEVSLNDLYISPDVIKLIPKEVVKKYGIIPFRVVKNKLLVAMVNPWNEMIKEEIRFITGMEVIPYVDTKYNIFSAIESYYEKQTVNEVLEDLKNVKYMVKANKNENEIIEDAPIVKLTNSIINQAINLKASDIHLEPFKDTVKVRFRIDGVLNEVLTIPKEVYMLVSTRIKIKSGMDISKKMIPQDGKMEYKFKDTVLDLRTSTLPIVNGEKIVIRILYKFNNDIQLENLIKGNKDLKLIKDILKHPNGIVLVTGPTGSGKTTTLCAMLNHLNSKEKNIITVEDPVEYQISGINQMNVNNKAGLTFSTGLRSILRQDPDIIMVGEIRDSETANISIKAAITGHLVLSTLHTKDAASAAIRLSDMNVSDYLIADSLVAVIAQRLVRKICPYCKEEYVTNNEERKLLNLNDNMKIYKGKGCKFCNGSGYKGRRAIFEIMYLDDIHRELLRKKESSKKIKEYSIKNGMVDIKSKHKELVLKGITTIDEMMRNSYGYI from the coding sequence TTGGCTATTCAATATTTAAATATAAAAGAAGTATCTTTAAATGATTTATACATATCACCGGATGTCATAAAGCTTATACCCAAAGAAGTAGTAAAAAAATATGGAATAATCCCTTTTAGAGTAGTTAAAAACAAACTGTTAGTAGCTATGGTAAATCCCTGGAATGAGATGATTAAAGAAGAAATTAGATTTATTACTGGTATGGAAGTTATTCCTTATGTTGATACAAAATATAATATATTTTCTGCTATAGAAAGTTATTATGAAAAGCAAACAGTAAATGAAGTTTTAGAGGATTTAAAAAATGTTAAGTATATGGTTAAAGCTAATAAGAATGAGAATGAAATTATAGAAGATGCTCCTATTGTGAAATTAACTAATTCAATAATTAATCAAGCTATTAATTTAAAGGCTAGTGATATTCATTTAGAACCTTTTAAGGATACTGTTAAAGTAAGATTTAGAATTGATGGTGTTTTAAATGAAGTTTTAACTATACCTAAAGAAGTATATATGCTTGTAAGTACACGAATAAAAATAAAGTCAGGTATGGATATTTCTAAAAAAATGATACCGCAAGATGGAAAAATGGAGTATAAATTTAAAGATACTGTTTTAGATTTAAGAACTTCCACATTACCAATTGTAAATGGAGAAAAAATAGTAATAAGAATTTTATATAAATTTAATAACGATATACAGTTAGAAAATTTAATAAAAGGCAATAAAGATTTAAAGTTAATAAAAGATATATTAAAGCATCCTAATGGAATTGTTCTTGTAACTGGTCCAACAGGTAGTGGTAAAACAACTACTTTATGTGCAATGTTAAATCATTTAAATTCAAAAGAAAAAAATATAATTACGGTAGAAGATCCTGTAGAATATCAAATTTCTGGAATAAATCAAATGAATGTAAACAATAAAGCAGGACTTACTTTTTCTACAGGACTTAGAAGTATTCTAAGGCAAGATCCCGATATTATAATGGTTGGAGAAATAAGAGATTCTGAAACAGCTAATATTTCTATTAAAGCCGCTATAACAGGACATTTAGTATTATCTACACTTCATACAAAAGATGCAGCTAGTGCAGCAATAAGGCTAAGTGATATGAATGTATCAGATTATTTAATTGCAGATTCTCTAGTAGCTGTAATAGCTCAAAGATTGGTTAGAAAAATATGTCCTTATTGTAAAGAAGAATATGTTACTAATAATGAAGAAAGAAAATTATTAAATTTAAATGATAATATGAAAATTTATAAAGGTAAGGGATGTAAATTTTGTAATGGAAGTGGGTATAAGGGGAGAAGAGCTATATTTGAAATTATGTATTTAGATGATATACATAGAGAACTTTTAAGAAAAAAAGAATCTTCTAAAAAGATAAAAGAGTATAGCATAAAAAATGGTATGGTAGATATAAAGAGTAAGCATAAGGAGCTGGTATTAAAAGGTATTACAACAATAGATGAAATGATGAGGAATTCTTATGGGTATATATAG
- the lspA gene encoding signal peptidase II, protein MEILVIIIGIFLDRFTKVWALKTLANGNEIELIKDFFSFRYLENKGAAFGIFQGKTFLLVIFTLIAILAIIYYVVKYKPKSKFIKIGFAFIIAGALGNLYDRIFYKFVVDFILIHYKDVYYYPTFNIADILVVVGTIILGIFILKEGK, encoded by the coding sequence ATGGAGATTTTAGTTATTATAATTGGTATATTTTTAGATAGATTTACAAAAGTATGGGCTTTGAAAACATTAGCTAATGGAAATGAAATAGAATTAATTAAAGATTTTTTTTCATTTAGATATCTTGAGAATAAAGGAGCAGCTTTTGGTATTTTTCAAGGAAAGACTTTTTTATTAGTGATATTTACATTAATAGCAATTTTAGCAATTATATATTATGTAGTTAAATATAAACCTAAGTCTAAATTTATAAAAATAGGGTTTGCTTTTATAATAGCAGGAGCTTTAGGAAACCTGTATGACAGAATTTTTTATAAATTTGTAGTGGATTTTATTTTAATTCATTATAAAGATGTTTATTATTATCCTACGTTTAATATAGCTGATATTTTAGTTGTAGTAGGAACAATAATATTAGGTATATTTATATTAAAGGAAGGAAAGTAA
- a CDS encoding type II secretion system protein translates to MKVNGKFKFNIKNTTKGFTLIELIVVMAIILVMASFLIPKFNGYRGKAQRLKVVDTGRQIYLTAIESYSENNGEFNNQKLLETSKELLGIDNLKILNEGENNFVINYNVDEKPYILKFNKNENDFCIEDTNGSKLYPNNIQSKADKGNK, encoded by the coding sequence ATGAAAGTTAATGGAAAATTTAAATTTAACATTAAGAATACAACTAAAGGTTTTACTTTAATAGAATTGATAGTTGTTATGGCAATAATATTAGTTATGGCTAGTTTTTTAATACCTAAATTTAATGGATATAGGGGAAAAGCTCAAAGATTAAAGGTAGTAGATACAGGTAGACAGATTTATTTAACAGCTATTGAGAGTTATTCAGAAAACAATGGTGAATTTAATAATCAAAAACTTTTAGAAACATCTAAAGAACTTTTAGGTATTGATAATTTAAAAATTCTTAATGAGGGAGAAAATAATTTTGTTATAAATTACAATGTAGATGAAAAACCATATATTTTAAAATTCAATAAAAATGAAAATGATTTTTGTATAGAAGATACTAATGGAAGTAAATTATATCCTAATAATATACAGTCTAAAGCAGATAAAGGAAATAAATAA
- the pyrR gene encoding bifunctional pyr operon transcriptional regulator/uracil phosphoribosyltransferase PyrR: MEFKSILLDEKAIKRTLTRIAHEIIEKNKGVEDVILLGIERRGVPIAKRISELIEQFEGVKVEVDSVDITLYRDDLTEVADQPLLNEKSLDIDVKNKKIILVDDVLYTGRTARAAMEAVIKHGRPSNIQLAVLVDRGHREVPIRADYVGKNVPTSRRELVSVMVSEVDNEDAVKIFEK, from the coding sequence ATGGAATTTAAATCTATACTTTTAGATGAAAAAGCAATTAAAAGGACTTTAACTAGAATAGCCCATGAAATAATAGAAAAAAACAAAGGAGTAGAAGATGTTATTCTTTTAGGAATAGAACGTAGAGGAGTACCTATAGCTAAAAGGATTTCAGAGTTAATTGAGCAATTTGAAGGAGTAAAAGTAGAAGTTGATTCAGTAGATATTACTCTTTATAGAGATGACTTAACAGAAGTAGCTGATCAACCACTACTTAATGAAAAGAGTTTAGATATAGATGTTAAGAATAAAAAAATAATATTAGTAGATGATGTGCTTTATACAGGAAGAACTGCAAGAGCAGCTATGGAAGCGGTTATTAAACATGGTAGACCTTCTAATATACAATTAGCAGTTTTAGTTGATAGAGGTCATAGAGAAGTTCCAATAAGGGCTGATTATGTTGGTAAAAATGTACCGACTTCAAGAAGAGAATTAGTATCTGTAATGGTTTCAGAGGTAGACAATGAAGATGCTGTTAAGATATTTGAAAAATAA
- a CDS encoding prepilin-type N-terminal cleavage/methylation domain-containing protein, whose translation MSIKKGYSLVELLVVLSILFLIIGYCGIKCNKFKEVYSNNIEVDFCNNYILHMLQNSSLYCKNENKSGRLDFGFDNRVKFYCDEKLIKVYEIPKEFKFVNADLFNCNININNLGVIYTACRISYKDKKEKLHDITIRVGSHYVKVK comes from the coding sequence ATGAGTATTAAAAAGGGGTATTCATTAGTAGAACTTTTAGTAGTTTTAAGTATTTTATTTTTGATTATAGGTTATTGTGGTATTAAGTGTAATAAATTCAAAGAAGTTTATTCAAATAATATAGAAGTAGATTTTTGCAATAACTATATATTACACATGTTACAGAATAGTTCTTTATATTGTAAAAATGAAAATAAAAGTGGAAGATTAGATTTTGGATTTGATAATAGAGTAAAATTTTATTGTGATGAAAAGTTAATAAAAGTTTATGAAATTCCAAAAGAGTTTAAGTTTGTAAATGCTGATTTATTTAATTGCAATATCAATATAAATAATTTAGGAGTAATATATACGGCGTGTAGAATAAGTTACAAAGATAAAAAAGAAAAATTACATGATATAACTATAAGGGTTGGAAGTCATTATGTCAAAGTTAAGTAA
- a CDS encoding 5'-methylthioadenosine/adenosylhomocysteine nucleosidase, whose protein sequence is MIIGIIGAMDEEVEILLNNIELKSKTKKANMQFNLGNLWGNDVVVVRSGIGKVNAAVCAQILIDDYKVDKIINVGVAGGMGKDIMPGDVVIADTLVQHDMDTTVFGDELGQVPRLDAYDFKCDKELIKLAEKACKENTEHKSFIGRIVSGDQFIASVDKINWLNDKFNAIACEMEGASIAQVCYLNSIPFVVIRSISDNANNDAHIDYEKFIPIGVKNSTNILKGILENI, encoded by the coding sequence ATGATTATTGGAATTATTGGAGCTATGGACGAAGAAGTAGAAATTTTATTAAATAATATAGAACTTAAAAGTAAAACTAAAAAAGCGAATATGCAGTTTAATTTAGGAAATCTTTGGGGAAATGATGTTGTAGTGGTAAGAAGTGGTATAGGAAAAGTAAATGCTGCAGTATGTGCACAAATTTTAATTGATGATTATAAAGTAGATAAAATTATAAATGTTGGAGTAGCTGGTGGAATGGGAAAAGATATAATGCCAGGAGATGTGGTTATTGCAGATACACTTGTACAACATGATATGGATACAACAGTTTTTGGAGATGAACTTGGTCAAGTTCCTAGATTAGATGCTTATGATTTTAAATGTGATAAAGAACTTATAAAACTTGCAGAAAAAGCATGTAAAGAAAATACAGAACATAAAAGCTTTATAGGAAGAATAGTATCTGGAGATCAATTTATAGCTAGTGTTGATAAAATTAATTGGTTAAATGATAAATTTAATGCTATTGCTTGTGAAATGGAAGGTGCAAGTATAGCTCAAGTATGTTATTTAAATTCAATTCCTTTTGTAGTAATAAGATCAATTTCAGACAATGCTAATAATGATGCTCATATAGATTATGAAAAATTTATACCTATTGGTGTTAAAAACTCAACAAATATATTAAAAGGAATATTAGAAAATATATAA
- a CDS encoding Rqc2 family fibronectin-binding protein, with translation MALDGIFLYSIIDELKTNLVNGKIDKVNQPEKDEIILNIRKGKSSYKLLISSSSNYPRMHLSNLTKPNPIKAPMFCMVLRKYINNAKILDVYQIDNDRIAVIDFESTDELGFNSIYSLIIEIMGRHSNITLVRKRDNVIMDSIKHITPDINTYRCIYPGIEYVYPPKSLKLNPFAFTYEEINNYIINNNIEFNNNIFSKIFTGISKTLSSEICYRLQKHNIELNIYSLNNITSFLKKFLENIEHRKFIFNSYNKNNALLDFYCLELTRYDDCSIINYESPSTLLENFYYTKDKADRLKTRSSDLQKIVLNNINRCVKKDKILNKTLEKCLNKETFKLYGEILTANIYALKKGMKEIELANYYSENYAIIKIPLDENKTPSQNVQLYYKKYNKLKKSEEAAHIQLHQNKEELEYLYSVLTNINNADNYDEIEEIKKELITTGYIKFKKIYKTKKSKTSKPMHFISKDGFDIYVGKNNIQNDYLTLKFANKHDIWFHTKNIPGSHVIIKNTGNIPESTLLEAANLAAYYSKSQTSSNVPVDYTEIKNVKKPNGAKPGMVIYSTNQTIYITPTNPKLN, from the coding sequence ATGGCACTAGATGGAATATTTTTATATAGTATTATAGATGAATTAAAAACTAATCTTGTAAATGGAAAAATAGATAAAGTAAATCAACCTGAAAAAGATGAGATAATTCTTAATATAAGAAAAGGAAAATCTTCTTATAAATTACTTATAAGTTCTTCTTCAAACTATCCTAGAATGCATTTAAGTAATTTAACTAAACCAAACCCTATAAAAGCTCCTATGTTTTGTATGGTTCTTAGAAAATACATAAATAATGCTAAAATATTAGATGTATATCAAATAGACAATGATAGAATAGCAGTTATAGACTTTGAAAGCACTGATGAATTAGGTTTTAATAGCATTTATTCTTTAATAATAGAAATAATGGGTAGACACAGCAACATAACCTTAGTTAGGAAAAGAGATAATGTAATCATGGATAGCATAAAACATATTACTCCTGATATAAATACTTATAGATGTATTTATCCTGGAATAGAATATGTATATCCACCAAAATCTTTGAAATTAAACCCTTTTGCATTTACTTATGAAGAAATTAATAATTATATAATAAATAATAATATTGAATTTAATAATAATATTTTTTCTAAAATTTTTACTGGGATAAGTAAAACATTATCTTCAGAAATTTGCTATAGACTTCAAAAACATAACATAGAGTTAAATATATATTCTTTAAATAATATTACATCTTTTTTAAAGAAATTTCTTGAAAACATTGAACATCGGAAGTTTATATTTAACTCCTACAATAAAAATAATGCTCTTTTAGATTTTTATTGTTTAGAACTAACTCGCTATGATGATTGTTCAATAATTAATTACGAATCACCAAGTACTCTTTTAGAAAATTTTTATTATACTAAAGATAAAGCTGATAGATTAAAGACAAGAAGTTCAGACCTACAAAAAATTGTTTTAAATAATATAAATAGATGCGTAAAAAAAGATAAAATTCTTAATAAAACTTTAGAAAAATGCTTAAATAAAGAAACATTTAAACTTTATGGTGAGATTTTAACAGCTAATATATACGCCTTAAAAAAAGGTATGAAAGAAATTGAACTTGCCAATTATTACAGTGAAAATTATGCTATAATAAAAATACCTCTTGATGAAAACAAAACTCCTTCTCAAAACGTTCAATTATACTATAAAAAATATAACAAATTAAAAAAATCTGAAGAAGCAGCACATATACAACTTCATCAAAACAAAGAGGAGTTAGAGTATCTTTATTCCGTTTTAACAAATATAAATAATGCTGACAATTATGATGAAATTGAAGAAATAAAAAAAGAATTAATAACTACTGGATATATAAAATTTAAAAAAATATATAAAACAAAAAAATCAAAAACTTCAAAACCTATGCATTTTATATCAAAGGATGGTTTTGATATATATGTAGGAAAAAACAATATTCAGAATGATTATTTAACATTAAAATTTGCAAATAAACATGATATTTGGTTCCATACTAAAAACATACCTGGTTCTCATGTAATAATAAAAAACACAGGAAACATACCTGAAAGTACTTTACTTGAAGCTGCAAATCTTGCAGCATATTATAGTAAATCTCAAACTTCTTCTAATGTTCCTGTAGACTATACGGAAATTAAAAATGTAAAAAAACCTAATGGTGCAAAGCCTGGTATGGTTATATATTCTACTAATCAAACTATATATATAACACCAACAAATCCTAAATTAAATTAA
- a CDS encoding TraR/DksA C4-type zinc finger protein, with translation MKEKRKQYYKEKLFKEKKRVESLIDKIKEFEPIKSDSELSSELSLYDNHPADTGQQFYDKAKGAALQKNEIEILNAIDDSLDDIKHGRYGICRACGKQIPDERLEVIPYAKYCIECKRAQCNSMPPDSHNRPPEEEVIEEPFGYGNNDNSTSIPFDAEDSYQEVERFNEMENIYEFNDYDEDDEHIGIVEEVDKISNQQYKDQLPD, from the coding sequence ATGAAAGAAAAAAGAAAACAATATTACAAAGAGAAGTTGTTTAAAGAGAAAAAAAGAGTTGAAAGCTTAATAGATAAAATAAAAGAATTTGAACCTATAAAATCAGATAGTGAGTTATCTTCCGAATTATCTCTTTATGATAATCATCCAGCAGATACAGGACAGCAATTTTATGATAAAGCTAAAGGTGCTGCATTGCAAAAAAATGAAATAGAAATATTAAATGCAATAGATGACTCACTAGACGATATAAAACATGGAAGGTATGGCATATGTAGAGCATGTGGAAAACAAATTCCTGATGAAAGATTGGAAGTTATTCCTTATGCAAAATATTGTATAGAATGTAAAAGAGCACAATGCAATTCTATGCCACCAGATAGCCATAATAGGCCACCAGAAGAAGAGGTTATAGAAGAACCTTTTGGATATGGAAATAATGATAATTCTACTTCTATACCTTTTGATGCAGAAGATAGTTATCAAGAGGTGGAAAGATTTAATGAAATGGAAAATATATATGAATTTAATGATTATGATGAAGACGATGAGCATATAGGGATTGTAGAAGAGGTAGATAAAATAAGTAATCAGCAATATAAAGACCAATTACCTGATTAA